Below is a window of Equus quagga isolate Etosha38 chromosome 4, UCLA_HA_Equagga_1.0, whole genome shotgun sequence DNA.
TCCCATAGGCTTTCTGATGATTTGTATCAAACATGCCACGTGTGAGAAATAAACCCTTGTGGCAAAAAAAACTGCTAAGATGTTTGTTACAACCTAGCCTATCCTAACTAGTAGAGATACCAAACCTTGTCTGCCCTGCCAATCCTTTGTTCTCACCTGAGCTTGACTTGCATTGTCTGTCTGTCACTCTGAGTGGACAGACTGATTGccagattctagctcttctctgaTGTCCTTTCTCATAGTGAGTGAACAGCCATGTCTCAAGCGAGGTATTACAAGGAGcaacagaaaagggaagagagtttCCTATTTAGTTGTCTACTAATTATTCCTACCAAGTCAGTGGCCTATTTTTTTATGTGAGTTCCCTAGgaccctttcttcttttcaatataATTCATCACACATTTATAATATGTATAGGCTACTTATTGTTTCTTAGGAAAACTTtgatgtaaataaaaatagaataatccAGTACTTGATCccaatttgagaaagaaaaacagcacaCTACCAACTACTACACTTTCTGCACCTCTAACATACGAAAATCCTATTTCTCTGAGTGCTAGATTGGATTTTCTTGAAAGTCAGTGGTAAAACAATACCAATTTCTTATTTAGGCCTTTTGggtaaaacaaaatatagtaataaAGCTAACGAATCAAAGCATATCttccttctaattttctttcctttttaagggaTTTTACTACACAGAAaaatttccctctgcctgaagggtaaacagtataaaaatatttccactaaAAAGAGTCTGAGAATCCTGGGCTGGTATTACCACAATCTCTAATTATAGAAGATATTTAGTATGATAAAAGCAACCAGTTTAAGGAATGTGGAGATTTATTTACATCAAGTTCagataaagagataaaaagggaCTTGAATAAACCAGCAAAGAGTTTGACTTCACAAGTGCATCCTCGGGACTGCCCTTACCCACGAGAACTACCAGCACGACCAGGGGAGGCTGGACCCCACCTCTCGGATCGCCGTCACCCACCCTCCCCCCCGAATTTTCCACCTCGCAGGCAGCAGTCAAACCCAGACTTTCGATCATGGCGCCTCGCAcgcccccgcccccttcccccgGCAAAATCCCACCCACGTCGACCTGACCCCCAGGGCTGTGTGAGCGCTGCGGGGGGCGGGagaagtcccttcccctctccggGTTGCTCGGGTTTTTGCAATTCAACGAAACCGACTAACAGTATCCTTTCCCGATCCAGGGCGGGGGCGGCGCCCACAGGACCTTCTCCCTCGCCTGGGTGCGAAGACGCGGCCCCGCCCTTCGCGCCGGGGCAGCAGCCCCCCAGCGCGAGTTCCCTGTCACCGGCCCGAAGAAGCCCCCCAGGGCCCCGGCCCCCGGGAGCGAAGGGCCACCGCGAGGTGGGGGCCGCGCCGCAGGGACAGCCGTGCACACAGCCCGGCAGTGCACGGAATTGTGAAAGAAGGAGTTTTCTTCCTGGCTTCGCATCCTTTCACATATTCCACCTTCCGGTCCCCTCAGACGGGCTACGGGAAGGCGGGCCTGAGGGAAGCAGGACATCGATAAGGGCAAAAACACCCGCTCAGGGGGGTCTCTCCCATTCCGGCTTTTGTTCGGGTAGTGCGCCGAGCCGAGGAGCCCCAGGCTCCGGTGCTGGGAAAGGCGGGTCCGTCCGGATTCTTCGGGCGGCGGAGAGGCCAGCCCGGGCCGGAGACACCGCGGGGCCGCCCTGCCCTCCGGGCTGTGCTCCAGGGCAGCGCCTCAGAAAGGGGCTAAGCCGCCGAGCTCGGAGGCGCTCCCAAAGGTCAGACAAAAGATGTGGCCGCTCTCGCTTACACTCGCACACACATGCCAAGCGTGCACGTAGGAaaggtgtgtgcgtgtgtgtgcacagacGCCACGGCCGCGCCCCCAGCCCGCCGGCCCCACCCTGCCCTCGGCGGCTCGGGAGCCGCGTCGCGCAGGGGCCGCGGAGCCCGCCTCGGCAGGCTGCagggcgaggggcggggccgggcggggccgCGGGCGCGCAGGCGCAGTGCGGGCCTCGTcgcgccgcggccgccgccgccgctgcccgcGCTGCACCACAGGCCCGAGACAGACAGGCCGGGAAGAGCCGGAGActgaggaggaggcggaggcggaggcggcggcggaggCGGGGCGACTCCGGTGACCGGGAGCGCCGCAGACTGGCAGCTGCGGCGACTCCCCCCTTTGTGTCTGGTCTGCTCGGAGCCACTGGAAGTGCTTCCCGGAGGGGCGCGGGCTGTCTCGCCGCCTCGCcgcccacccccctccccagcgCCTACATCCGCCCTCCCGCCGCCCCCCGCCCTCGGCCCGCGACGCCCGAGCTCCGCCCGGAGCCCAGAGCTGCGGGAGaacgaggcggcggcggcggcggcggctttCTCGGGGGAGTTGGATTCGCTCACAGGAGCCATTGACTGGAGAAGACGAGGCTTCCACGGTGGACTTTACCTCAGACGAGACCGAGCGGCGGCAATAAAAAGGAGCGAGCGAGGCGCGCACCCGGCACCTCCCCGCCGCCCCCTCCGCGCCGGCCCGCGGGACCCTCGGCGCTCCGCCCGGCGTGCGGGC
It encodes the following:
- the LOC124238711 gene encoding translation initiation factor IF-2-like, with translation MAMSSDKEIKRDLNKPAKSLTSQVHPRDCPYPRELPARPGEAGPHLSDRRHPPSPPNFPPRRQQSNPDFRSWRLARPRPLPPAKSHPRRPDPQGCVSAAGGGRSPFPSPGCSGFCNSTKPTNSILSRSRAGAAPTGPSPSPGCEDAAPPFAPGQQPPSASSLSPARRSPPGPRPPGAKGHREVGAAPQGQPCTQPGSARNCERRSFLPGFASFHIFHLPVPSDGLREGGPEGSRTSIRAKTPAQGGLSHSGFCSGSAPSRGAPGSGAGKGGSVRILRAAERPARAGDTAGPPCPPGCAPGQRLRKGLSRRARRRSQRSDKRCGRSRLHSHTHAKRARRKGVCVCVHRRHGRAPSPPAPPCPRRLGSRVAQGPRSPPRQAAGRGAGPGGAAGAQAQCGPRRAAAAAAAARAAPQARDRQAGKSRRLRRRRRRRRRRRRGDSGDRERRRLAAAATPPFVSGLLGATGSASRRGAGCLAASPPTPLPSAYIRPPAAPRPRPATPELRPEPRAAGERGGGGGGGFLGGTRPSGGNKKERARRAPGTSPPPPPRRPAGPSALRPACGLRACPWRQAPFSLRSRKRICCSRNRSEGSAEAKLKGILPSRSPGDAPRAAGRRRRRPPGFALPGRRHPVLIAAPLPPSGLGARLCSRPHPARSPLW